One Danio rerio strain Tuebingen ecotype United States chromosome 22, GRCz12tu, whole genome shotgun sequence genomic window carries:
- the dot1l gene encoding histone-lysine N-methyltransferase, H3 lysine-79 specific isoform X7, with translation MGEKLELKLKSPVGAEAAGYPWPLPVYDKHHDAAHEIIETIRWVCEEIPDLKLAMENYVLIDYDTKSFESMQRLCDKYNRAIDSIHQLWKGTTQPMKLNKRPSNGLLRHILQQVYNHSVTDPEKLNNYEPFSPEVYGETSFDLVAQIIDEMEMMEEDTFVDLGSGVGQVVLQVAAATNCKHYYGVEKADIPATYAESMDKEFKRWMKWYGKKHGEYTLERGDFLSEEWKERIASTSVIFVNNFAFGPEVDHQLKERFANMKEGGKIVSSKPFAPLNFRINSRNLSDIGTIMRVVELSPLRGSVSWTGKPVSYYLHTIDRTILENYFSSLKNPKLREEQEVARRRPQKDSKENKSNTTTPTKPKEHKQAQHDSGGEEEPVVPVKPSPKPRRAKILTRGRKLGNRKRGRPKKAPAATAAERKNKKSQSALDLLHAKTLSAAPAQEPYRSPQSPFYQLPPKVQHYTSSQLLMAPTPPGLQTLLDNIKVQYLHFMAYMKTPQYRTNLQQSLEQEKLRHTELSSQAQQLVNACHAHKERIHDLFQSKLEELGVKAVTVEDLVQAQKEITAHNMQLREQTKQLEHDMAELRDQSQLLLKARCEELKLDTLCWDTLKKEIEALRRQISEKQRHCLELQISIVELEKSQRQQELLQLKSSYSPCEVSPYRKALPGPDPRPTLDPDTPKLTPQSSMGLNGLSPELSINGTASPGYERCTGSAMGKNELLTHYLPISPDHEIVPPTPDSRTRQLGQPLPDYTRFSPAKIALRRHLNQDSAANQFRALGNIHRGDTGAISSPTLGFKQASPCSSEVQAVTTAKNTDRADKEKSPTAPGDTITSLPISIPLSTVHPSKLPVSIPLASVVLPNRVERLRSTPSPVLNPAGQSNGKPPLTPTSGYSSSSGLVNGSHSTMLTEDQDCDVASPPPHSTPVMGLQPRGSGLSPPLGTGGVLQYADGPPRLPPEDGHERQGPESDTEPLDSEARRRIFFSSSSSSSSSSSSTGGSRLHHGSVKQGHHHHSKHHHHHHHHHHHHSPSSHSQEGRKRGRRKRSSSGAVPMSGSPKRRVFPGLGCSSHSSGSPLNINSMVNNINQPLEISAISSPEQSGRSPCGQDLDQPPVLKRERPLELNNTGRYSSAPSSDEEGNGYAPDTSSSSRIERKIATISLDRDGPVRDLERGLQGRKSGASSVSSEVSSSSGTSKWKSTFSPISDPKPTPPDIRQGGSPFSVGASRGGTDSDSDHKPQRRGEREREPYGNSNLFLSQDGSGRSAVNTSERSLQKQKVREWDLKSVSGLASQNLFISAAASGGILSGKVGGAATVSSASAVGQYFPLGGASVLQPLFGTQAAGPATSGAPRLVNGHSALGSFSSAGLAGGAAGGN, from the exons GATAAACATCATGATGCTGCACACGAAATCATCGAAACCATTCG CTGGGTGTGTGAAGAGATCCCAGATCTTAAGCTGGCCATGGAGAACTACGTTCTTATTGACTATGACACCAAGAG CTTCGAGAGTATGCAGAGACTATGTGATAAGTACAACAGAGCCATCGACAGCATTCACCAACTG TGGAAAGGGACCACCCAGCCTATGAAACTGAACAAGCGGCCTTCCAATGGCCTGCTGCGTCACATCCTGCAGCAGGTCTACAACCACTCTGTCACCGACCCGGAAAAACTCAACAACTACGAGCCATTTTCTCCAGAGGTATACGGAGAGACCTCCTTCGACCTGGTGGCTCAAATCATCGACGAGATGGAGATGATGGAGGAAGACACCTTTGTGGATCTGGGCAGTG GGGTCGGTCAGGTGGTCCTGCAAGTTGCTGCGGCCACCAATTGTAAACACTACTATGGCGTGGAGAAAGCAGACATTCCAGCTACCTATGCAGAA TCAATGGACAAAGAGTTTAAGAGGTGGATGAAGTGGTATGGCAAAAAACATGGCGAGTACACG CTGGAAAGGGGAGATTTCCTTTCAGAAGAATGGAAGGAACGAATAGCCAGTACAAG TGTTATTTTTGTGAATAACTTTGCCTTTGGTCCTGAGGTGGACCACCAGTTGAAGGAACGATTCGCCAACATGAAGGAAG GTGGAAAAATTGTTTCCTCTAAACCATTTGCACCTCTTAACTTCAGAATAAACAGCCGAAACTTGAGTG ATATTGGCACAATAATGCGAGTTGTGGAGCTGTCCCCTCTGAGGGGTTCGGTGTCCTGGACAGGGAAGCCAGTCTCGTACTATCTGCATACAATAGACCGCACCATA CTTGAAAACTATTTTTCTAGTCTCAAAAATCCTAAACTCAGG GAGGAACAGGAGGTTGCCAGAAGGCGCCCACAGAAGGACAGTAAAGAGAACAAGAGCAACACCACCACCCCGACCAAGCCTAAAGAGCACAAG CAGGCGCAGCATGATTCGGGTGGTGAAGAGGAGCCAGTTGTCCCCGTGAAGCCGTCACCCAAACCCCGCCGGGCCAAAATTCTGACCAGGGGCCGCAAGCTTGGCAACAGGAAGCGCGGGCGACCCAAGAAGGCACCAGCTGCAACTGCAGCCGAGCGCAAGAACAAGAAGAGCCAGAGCGCCCTCGACCTGCTGCATGCCAAGACCCTCTCAGCGGCCCCTGCTCAGG AACCATACCGGTCACCTCAGAGTCCGTTCTATCAGCTACCTCCCAAAGTGCAGCATTACACATCCAGCCAGCTCCTCATGGCTCCCACTCCACCTGGCCTGCAGACGCTACTGG ATAACATCAAAGTCCAGTACCTGCACTTCATGGCCTACATGAAGACGCCACAGTACCGCACCAACCTGCAGCAATCGCTTGAGCAGGAGAAG CTGAGACACACAGAACTGTCAAGTCAAGCCCAGCAGCTGGTCAACGCTTGTCATGCTCACAAAGAGAGGATTCATGACCTTTTCCAGTCCAAACTAGAAGAG CTGGGTGTGAAGGCGGTGACGGTGGAGGATCTGGTTCAGGCTCAGAAGGAGATTACAGCCCACAACATGCAGCTGCGCGAACAGACCAAACAGCTGGAGCATGACATGGCCGAGCTCCGAGATCAGAGCCAGCTGCTG CTGAAGGCTCGCTGTGAGGAGCTCAAGCTGGACACTCTGTGTTGGGACACTCTGAAGAAAGAGATAGAAGCTCTGCGGAGACAGATCTCTGAGAAACAGCGCCACTGTCTGGAGCTGCAG ATCAGTATAGTTGAACTTGAGAAGAGCCAGCGACAGCAGGAGCTCCTTCAGCTCAAGTCATCCTACAGCCCTTGTGAAGTGTCCCCCTACAGAAAAGCCCTCCCTGGCCCTGATCCTCGGCCCACACTGGACCCGGATACCCCAAAACTCACTCCGCAATCCTCTATGGGGCTGAACGGCCTCAGTCCTGAACTCTCCATCAACGGCACTGCCTCTCCAGGTTATGAAAGATGCACCGGAAGTGCAATGGGCAAAAACGAACTCCTCACCCACTACCTGCCCATTTCTCCAGACCACGAAATTGTGCCGCCAACCCCGGACTCCAGAACCAGGCAGCTTGGGCAACCCCTGCCCGACTACACCCGCTTTTCTCCAGCAAAGATCGCCCTCCGCAGGCACCTCAACCAGGATTCAGCCGCAAACCAGTTTCGGGCACTCGGAAACATCCATCG GGGCGACACTGGTGCCATTTCATCTCCAACACTGGGCTTTAAACAGGCTTCACCATGTTCCTCGGAAGTTCAAGCGGTCACCACAGCCAAGAACACAGATAGG GCCGATAAAGAAAAGAGCCCGACTGCACCCGGCGACACTATAACCAGTCTACCAATCAGCATCCCTCTCAGCACTGTGCATCCCAGCAAACTTCCTGTCAGCATCCCTCTGGCCAGTGTGGTGCTGCCGAACCGCGTCGAAAGACTG AGGAGCACTCCTAGTCCGGTATTGAATCCAGCAGGACAGAGCAATGGCAAGCCACCTCTCACGCCTACCTCAG GGTACTCCTCCAGCTCAGGATTGGTTAATGGGTCTCACTCCACCATGCTGACCGAGGACCAAGACTGTGATGTTGCCTCCCCTCCTCCTCACAGCACTCCCGTCATGGGTCTTCAGCCCCGCGGCTCTGGCCTCAGTCCTCCACTGGGCACCGGAGGCGTTCTCCAGTACGCCGACGGTCCACCAAGGCTTCCCCCCGAGGATGGCCATGAGCGCCAGGGCCCCGAATCTGACACAGAGCCCTTAGATAGTGAGGCTCGCCGGCgcatttttttctcttcatcctcctcttcttcctcatcCTCATCCTCCACTGGAGGCTCGAGGCTGCACCATGGGTCTGTAAAGCAGGGTCACCATCATCACAGTAagcaccatcaccaccaccaccaccatcatcaccatcactctCCAAGCTCCCACAGCCAAGAGGGCCGAAAACGAGGAAGACGAAAGCGCAGCTCATCTGGAGCCGTGCCCATGAGTGGATCCCCCAAAAGAAGGGTCTTTCCTGGACTGGGCTGCTCAAGTCATTCCTCTGGATCACCGCTTAATATCAATTCAATG GTAAACAACATAAACCAGCCTTTGGAGATCTCCGCCATTTCTTCCCCAGAGCAGTCAGGCAGAAGCCCATGTGGGCAAGATCTGGATCAGCCACCTGTTTTGAAACGAGAGCGTCCTCTTGAGCTCAACAACACCGGCCGTTATTCCTCTGCCCCAAGTTCAGATGAAGAAGGCAATGGTTACGCCCCGGACACCTCTAGTTCAAGCCG AATTGAACGAAAAATTGCTACTATTTCCTTAGACCGAGATGGACCAGTTAGAGACTTGGAAAGAG GTTTACAGGGACGTAAATCAGGTGCCAGCAGCGTGAGCAGCGAGGTATCCTCTTCCTCCGGAACCAGCAAGTGGAAATCCACCTTCTCCCCCATTTCTGATCCCAAGCCAACTCCTCCAGACATCCGCCAAGGTGGCTCACCATTTAGCGTTGGAGCTTCCCGAGGAGGCACAGACTCAGACTCGGACCACAAACCCCAGAGGAGAGGGGAGCGTGAGCGTGAGCCTTATGGAAATTCAAATCTCTTCCTCAGTCAGGATGGCAGTGGTCGCTCGGCGGTAAACACGTCAGAGCGTTCGCTGCAGAAACAGAAAGTGCGGGAGTGGGACCTGAAATCTGTAAGTGGATTGGCCAGTCAAAACCTATTTATATCTGCAGCAGCCAGTGGAGGCATCCTGAGTGGGAAAGTGGGCGGGGCTGCCACTGTGTCATCCGCCTCTGCGGTAGGACAATATTTCCCACTGGGCGGAGCTTCTGTTCTACAACCCTTATTTGGAACTCAGGCAGCGGGACCAGCCACCAGCGGAGCCCCCCGATTGGTCAACGGACATTCGGCGCTTGGCAGTTTCTCCAGTGCCGGACTGGCAGGGGGCGCTGCAGGAG GTAACTGA
- the dot1l gene encoding histone-lysine N-methyltransferase, H3 lysine-79 specific isoform X5, translated as MGEKLELKLKSPVGAEAAGYPWPLPVYDKHHDAAHEIIETIRWVCEEIPDLKLAMENYVLIDYDTKSFESMQRLCDKYNRAIDSIHQLWKGTTQPMKLNKRPSNGLLRHILQQVYNHSVTDPEKLNNYEPFSPEVYGETSFDLVAQIIDEMEMMEEDTFVDLGSGVGQVVLQVAAATNCKHYYGVEKADIPATYAESMDKEFKRWMKWYGKKHGEYTLERGDFLSEEWKERIASTSVIFVNNFAFGPEVDHQLKERFANMKEGGKIVSSKPFAPLNFRINSRNLSDIGTIMRVVELSPLRGSVSWTGKPVSYYLHTIDRTILENYFSSLKNPKLREEQEVARRRPQKDSKENKSNTTTPTKPKEHKQAQHDSGGEEEPVVPVKPSPKPRRAKILTRGRKLGNRKRGRPKKAPAATAAERKNKKSQSALDLLHAKTLSAAPAQEPYRSPQSPFYQLPPKVQHYTSSQLLMAPTPPGLQTLLDNIKVQYLHFMAYMKTPQYRTNLQQSLEQEKLRHTELSSQAQQLVNACHAHKERIHDLFQSKLEELGVKAVTVEDLVQAQKEITAHNMQLREQTKQLEHDMAELRDQSQLLLKARCEELKLDTLCWDTLKKEIEALRRQISEKQRHCLELQISIVELEKSQRQQELLQLKSSYSPCEVSPYRKALPGPDPRPTLDPDTPKLTPQSSMGLNGLSPELSINGTASPGYERCTGSAMGKNELLTHYLPISPDHEIVPPTPDSRTRQLGQPLPDYTRFSPAKIALRRHLNQDSAANQFRALGNIHRGDTGAISSPTLGFKQASPCSSEVQAVTTAKNTDRADKEKSPTAPGDTITSLPISIPLSTVHPSKLPVSIPLASVVLPNRVERLRSTPSPVLNPAGQSNGKPPLTPTSGTGYSSSSGLVNGSHSTMLTEDQDCDVASPPPHSTPVMGLQPRGSGLSPPLGTGGVLQYADGPPRLPPEDGHERQGPESDTEPLDSEARRRIFFSSSSSSSSSSSSTGGSRLHHGSVKQGHHHHSKHHHHHHHHHHHHSPSSHSQEGRKRGRRKRSSSGAVPMSGSPKRRVFPGLGCSSHSSGSPLNINSMVNNINQPLEISAISSPEQSGRSPCGQDLDQPPVLKRERPLELNNTGRYSSAPSSDEEGNGYAPDTSSSSRIERKIATISLDRDGPVRDLERGLQGRKSGASSVSSEVSSSSGTSKWKSTFSPISDPKPTPPDIRQGGSPFSVGASRGGTDSDSDHKPQRRGEREREPYGNSNLFLSQDGSGRSAVNTSERSLQKQKVREWDLKSVSGLASQNLFISAAASGGILSGKVGGAATVSSASAVGQYFPLGGASVLQPLFGTQAAGPATSGAPRLVNGHSALGSFSSAGLAGGAAGGN; from the exons GATAAACATCATGATGCTGCACACGAAATCATCGAAACCATTCG CTGGGTGTGTGAAGAGATCCCAGATCTTAAGCTGGCCATGGAGAACTACGTTCTTATTGACTATGACACCAAGAG CTTCGAGAGTATGCAGAGACTATGTGATAAGTACAACAGAGCCATCGACAGCATTCACCAACTG TGGAAAGGGACCACCCAGCCTATGAAACTGAACAAGCGGCCTTCCAATGGCCTGCTGCGTCACATCCTGCAGCAGGTCTACAACCACTCTGTCACCGACCCGGAAAAACTCAACAACTACGAGCCATTTTCTCCAGAGGTATACGGAGAGACCTCCTTCGACCTGGTGGCTCAAATCATCGACGAGATGGAGATGATGGAGGAAGACACCTTTGTGGATCTGGGCAGTG GGGTCGGTCAGGTGGTCCTGCAAGTTGCTGCGGCCACCAATTGTAAACACTACTATGGCGTGGAGAAAGCAGACATTCCAGCTACCTATGCAGAA TCAATGGACAAAGAGTTTAAGAGGTGGATGAAGTGGTATGGCAAAAAACATGGCGAGTACACG CTGGAAAGGGGAGATTTCCTTTCAGAAGAATGGAAGGAACGAATAGCCAGTACAAG TGTTATTTTTGTGAATAACTTTGCCTTTGGTCCTGAGGTGGACCACCAGTTGAAGGAACGATTCGCCAACATGAAGGAAG GTGGAAAAATTGTTTCCTCTAAACCATTTGCACCTCTTAACTTCAGAATAAACAGCCGAAACTTGAGTG ATATTGGCACAATAATGCGAGTTGTGGAGCTGTCCCCTCTGAGGGGTTCGGTGTCCTGGACAGGGAAGCCAGTCTCGTACTATCTGCATACAATAGACCGCACCATA CTTGAAAACTATTTTTCTAGTCTCAAAAATCCTAAACTCAGG GAGGAACAGGAGGTTGCCAGAAGGCGCCCACAGAAGGACAGTAAAGAGAACAAGAGCAACACCACCACCCCGACCAAGCCTAAAGAGCACAAG CAGGCGCAGCATGATTCGGGTGGTGAAGAGGAGCCAGTTGTCCCCGTGAAGCCGTCACCCAAACCCCGCCGGGCCAAAATTCTGACCAGGGGCCGCAAGCTTGGCAACAGGAAGCGCGGGCGACCCAAGAAGGCACCAGCTGCAACTGCAGCCGAGCGCAAGAACAAGAAGAGCCAGAGCGCCCTCGACCTGCTGCATGCCAAGACCCTCTCAGCGGCCCCTGCTCAGG AACCATACCGGTCACCTCAGAGTCCGTTCTATCAGCTACCTCCCAAAGTGCAGCATTACACATCCAGCCAGCTCCTCATGGCTCCCACTCCACCTGGCCTGCAGACGCTACTGG ATAACATCAAAGTCCAGTACCTGCACTTCATGGCCTACATGAAGACGCCACAGTACCGCACCAACCTGCAGCAATCGCTTGAGCAGGAGAAG CTGAGACACACAGAACTGTCAAGTCAAGCCCAGCAGCTGGTCAACGCTTGTCATGCTCACAAAGAGAGGATTCATGACCTTTTCCAGTCCAAACTAGAAGAG CTGGGTGTGAAGGCGGTGACGGTGGAGGATCTGGTTCAGGCTCAGAAGGAGATTACAGCCCACAACATGCAGCTGCGCGAACAGACCAAACAGCTGGAGCATGACATGGCCGAGCTCCGAGATCAGAGCCAGCTGCTG CTGAAGGCTCGCTGTGAGGAGCTCAAGCTGGACACTCTGTGTTGGGACACTCTGAAGAAAGAGATAGAAGCTCTGCGGAGACAGATCTCTGAGAAACAGCGCCACTGTCTGGAGCTGCAG ATCAGTATAGTTGAACTTGAGAAGAGCCAGCGACAGCAGGAGCTCCTTCAGCTCAAGTCATCCTACAGCCCTTGTGAAGTGTCCCCCTACAGAAAAGCCCTCCCTGGCCCTGATCCTCGGCCCACACTGGACCCGGATACCCCAAAACTCACTCCGCAATCCTCTATGGGGCTGAACGGCCTCAGTCCTGAACTCTCCATCAACGGCACTGCCTCTCCAGGTTATGAAAGATGCACCGGAAGTGCAATGGGCAAAAACGAACTCCTCACCCACTACCTGCCCATTTCTCCAGACCACGAAATTGTGCCGCCAACCCCGGACTCCAGAACCAGGCAGCTTGGGCAACCCCTGCCCGACTACACCCGCTTTTCTCCAGCAAAGATCGCCCTCCGCAGGCACCTCAACCAGGATTCAGCCGCAAACCAGTTTCGGGCACTCGGAAACATCCATCG GGGCGACACTGGTGCCATTTCATCTCCAACACTGGGCTTTAAACAGGCTTCACCATGTTCCTCGGAAGTTCAAGCGGTCACCACAGCCAAGAACACAGATAGG GCCGATAAAGAAAAGAGCCCGACTGCACCCGGCGACACTATAACCAGTCTACCAATCAGCATCCCTCTCAGCACTGTGCATCCCAGCAAACTTCCTGTCAGCATCCCTCTGGCCAGTGTGGTGCTGCCGAACCGCGTCGAAAGACTG AGGAGCACTCCTAGTCCGGTATTGAATCCAGCAGGACAGAGCAATGGCAAGCCACCTCTCACGCCTACCTCAGGTACAG GGTACTCCTCCAGCTCAGGATTGGTTAATGGGTCTCACTCCACCATGCTGACCGAGGACCAAGACTGTGATGTTGCCTCCCCTCCTCCTCACAGCACTCCCGTCATGGGTCTTCAGCCCCGCGGCTCTGGCCTCAGTCCTCCACTGGGCACCGGAGGCGTTCTCCAGTACGCCGACGGTCCACCAAGGCTTCCCCCCGAGGATGGCCATGAGCGCCAGGGCCCCGAATCTGACACAGAGCCCTTAGATAGTGAGGCTCGCCGGCgcatttttttctcttcatcctcctcttcttcctcatcCTCATCCTCCACTGGAGGCTCGAGGCTGCACCATGGGTCTGTAAAGCAGGGTCACCATCATCACAGTAagcaccatcaccaccaccaccaccatcatcaccatcactctCCAAGCTCCCACAGCCAAGAGGGCCGAAAACGAGGAAGACGAAAGCGCAGCTCATCTGGAGCCGTGCCCATGAGTGGATCCCCCAAAAGAAGGGTCTTTCCTGGACTGGGCTGCTCAAGTCATTCCTCTGGATCACCGCTTAATATCAATTCAATG GTAAACAACATAAACCAGCCTTTGGAGATCTCCGCCATTTCTTCCCCAGAGCAGTCAGGCAGAAGCCCATGTGGGCAAGATCTGGATCAGCCACCTGTTTTGAAACGAGAGCGTCCTCTTGAGCTCAACAACACCGGCCGTTATTCCTCTGCCCCAAGTTCAGATGAAGAAGGCAATGGTTACGCCCCGGACACCTCTAGTTCAAGCCG AATTGAACGAAAAATTGCTACTATTTCCTTAGACCGAGATGGACCAGTTAGAGACTTGGAAAGAG GTTTACAGGGACGTAAATCAGGTGCCAGCAGCGTGAGCAGCGAGGTATCCTCTTCCTCCGGAACCAGCAAGTGGAAATCCACCTTCTCCCCCATTTCTGATCCCAAGCCAACTCCTCCAGACATCCGCCAAGGTGGCTCACCATTTAGCGTTGGAGCTTCCCGAGGAGGCACAGACTCAGACTCGGACCACAAACCCCAGAGGAGAGGGGAGCGTGAGCGTGAGCCTTATGGAAATTCAAATCTCTTCCTCAGTCAGGATGGCAGTGGTCGCTCGGCGGTAAACACGTCAGAGCGTTCGCTGCAGAAACAGAAAGTGCGGGAGTGGGACCTGAAATCTGTAAGTGGATTGGCCAGTCAAAACCTATTTATATCTGCAGCAGCCAGTGGAGGCATCCTGAGTGGGAAAGTGGGCGGGGCTGCCACTGTGTCATCCGCCTCTGCGGTAGGACAATATTTCCCACTGGGCGGAGCTTCTGTTCTACAACCCTTATTTGGAACTCAGGCAGCGGGACCAGCCACCAGCGGAGCCCCCCGATTGGTCAACGGACATTCGGCGCTTGGCAGTTTCTCCAGTGCCGGACTGGCAGGGGGCGCTGCAGGAG GTAACTGA